In Candidatus Aegiribacteria sp., the DNA window TTCAGCTGAACAGAGGAGGCAATTCGCGGGTGCTTGGCGCGAATTATAATCCCGAGGGAGTATTTCCTCCCGAAATGGCTTATTCTCCATCACTTGCTCCCCTCCTTCATGATATGGGATATACCTGGACTGTAACTGACGATGTTCCGTGGGCGTGGACTGGAAGAGCGGTTCCCTGCAGGGCTATCCCTTTCGTTGATGGCCTGGCAGTTCTGCTCAGAAGCAATTTCTGGAGCAACAGAATCTCATTTCATGGAGATAATGGCAGCGAAATGGCAAATGAGATTATCTCAGGCATGCATGATTGGTCTGGTGACGAGGACTCCTATCTTCTTATAGCGATGGACGGTGAAACCTTCGGCCATCATAGAAAAGGTACGATTGAAACATTTCTCTCGCTTTTTTTGTCAAGCATTGAATCATTTGATGAAGTTTCACTTGTAACACCTTCAGAACTTATTCGCAGGTTTCCTTCAGAGGATGCTGCCGTTCCTTCAGGCAGCTGGTCAACCACTGCGGGGGATATGGAAGCTGGAAAACCATGGCCGCTGTGGGATGATACCGATAACATGGTTCATGTATCCTTGAGAGGGCTTCTTGATAATGTGAGGAATCTGGCACTCAGATGTAATTCAGACAGGGTTGCCTCTCTGGCAGATAAAATGTTATACTCCTGCCCGTTCTGGTGGGCTTCTACAGATAGATTTGATGCTGTTCAGGTCCGCCGGGGTTTGCTTGCAATTCTGGAAACAGCTCAGGCGATATTCACCGAGACAGGTGATCGGAAAATGATGGATGATATCATGTCCGCAGCCTGCAGTATACCGGTTATAACCGGAGAGGATTAAATTAATGCCCAAGAAGGAAAGAACTTTTGCCGCTAAACTTGCTCACGAAGCCCGAACGCTTCATAAGGACGAATGTCCTGCGTGTGGAAAAGAACGAGTGGCAGTTGTTTTATACGCTGCAAGATACAATGAAGACGGTAATTGGCGACCACAAAGACGAAGAGTCAGAATCTGTGACTGCAACAGGAAAGAAATATACGGCTAAATTGATTTGGTAAATTGATCTAGTATGGAAATTGAAGGGGTTCTCTTCCTTGCCGCTGGATACGGTACCAGGATTGAACCTCTTTCTCTTGTGCGACCTAAAGCACTCCTTCCCTTCGGAAACAGTACTGTTCTTGCTGAACTTGCCCGACAGATTTACGCTCTATGTCCTCGAAGAGTAAGAATAAACGCGTCAAGGTGTCCTGAAGTGTTACTGAATGAACTGATATCGGTATGGCCAATTGAGATGTGTTCAGTATATTTCGAGGAAAGGCCATTGGGTGCGTGCGCAACACTGGCCAGACATGCATCTGCAATGACAGAAGGAACATGGATGATTGTAAATACTGATATGATCATCGAAGGTTTCGATGCAGTACAGATGATGGAGTTTCATAAGGAGACCGAATCATCCTGGACTGTTCTAACAGGTTGTTTTCCATCTGAAGGGAGTTATTCTCCACTTCTTATGGATGAAAACAGATGTTTCGGAACGGGCAGGGGAGATCAGGTTCATTACTGGGGAATCAGTCTTGTTGAGCCTGCTATTCCGTTGCTTTCACGAAGATGTCAATCATCAGGCCTGTTTTCCGAACTGGCTCCTGCGGCAAAGGATAATGGATATAAGCTCTTCTCATGTAATATGGAAGGTAACTGGCTGGATATGGGCAGAATCGACATTGCACGAGAGAATATCCTCTCTGGTGGATCATTTATTCATACAAATGCATGTGTTTCCAGCGATGTTGTGCTTGAAGGAAACTGGAATATCGGACCGGGATGTATTCTGGCCGGTGGAACAGTCTTGAGAAACAGTGTTATGCTCGAAGGCTCAACACTGGAAAACGGTTGTATTGATGAAACCATCCTTCCATGGTTCTGCAGCAGTCGAGACGGAAACATCTTATGAAAAGAATGACTGCTGAACTTGCCGACTGGCTTCGAAGCAGAATGGGCGATAATGTCGTAGTAGATAAACTGCATGGTGATGTTTCAGGCAGACTTTTCTGGAGAGTGTTTTCCGGTCAGGACACTCTGATTCTTATGGACAGCGGCACAATCCCTATATGGCCCTGGCTTGATATTCATGAACTTCTTGCAACCAAAGGTTTTCCAGTTCCATCAGTAATGGACTGCAATACAAAAAAAGGATGGGTTTTACAGGAGGATCTTGGTGATTTGCGTCTGCTTGATGCTAATGATGATGAGTATGGCGAATACATAGATAATGCTCTTGATCTTCTTTTCCATATGCAGCGGGAGCTTAACAGCAAATTCTGTTCCGGTTCGATTGCAGGCAGAAGGAGTTTTACACCTGCGTTTTTTATGGCGGAACTGGAGAATACTCTGGAAAGCCTGTTCTTCAGACTGCTTTCCGTACCAATGGACGATCTTCTTGCGCTGCAGGCAGAAATGAGGATCCTGTGCGGCAAGATCGATGAAGCTACCGTATTCACTCACAGGGACTTTCATTCCGCTAATCTCATTATCCACGAAAATAGACTGATAATGGTAGACTGGCAGGATGCGCGATTCGGTCCACCTGCATATGATCTGGTCAGCCTTCTTCGAGACAGCTACAGAGATATTGGATTATCATGGGAGGACAGGGCCAAGAAGTATGTTCATGCTCAGGGGAACCTTAATATGTTTCAGGTCGCACGTGCGGCATGTCAGAGGAGTCTAAAAGCAGCAGGAACCTTCAGCAATCAGTACAGGAAAACAGGTGACAGTTCGTTTCTGAGTTATGTTCCCAGAACTTTCAGATACCTTGGAGATTACGCGAGAATCTGTCCTCAACTCGAGAATCTTGTAGACAGTATTTATAGTACTCTCGACAACTATTTCGGAGAGATTGATCTCAGGGATTTCAGATACTCGAACATACCGGGCATACTGGAGAAATGATACAAATGAAAAGAAGAGTGAAATGAAAAGGATTCTTACAGGTGACAGACCGACAGGTCCTCTGCATCTCGGACATTATGTCGGTTCACTGGAGAACAGAGTAAGGCTTCAGCACGAATACGATACATTCATAGTTATTGCGGATGTTCAGACACTGTCAACAAATTTTGATCACCCTGAGCATCTTCCGGAAGATGTCAGGCAGGTTGCGCTTGATAACCTCTCCGTTGGTCTTGATCCCGACAGGGTGAACATTTTTCTGCAGAGCATGGTTCCCCAGATCGCGGAGATAACGGTGTTCTTTTCTATGTTTATTACAGTCAATCGATTGAGGCATAATCCTACGATAAAGACTGAAGCAAAGCAGCATGGATTCGAAGAAAACATGACCTACGGCTTTCTTGGATATCCTGTCAGCCAGGCAGCGGATATACTCTTCTGCAGAGCGGATATCGTTCCTGTAGGTGAGGATCAGCTTCCGGTTGTTGAAGTATCCAGATTCATCGCGAGAAGATTCAATGAACTTTACGATAAGGTTTTTCCGGAACCGGAAGGTCTGGAGAGTGAAATCTCAAGACTTGTCGGACTGGATGGACAGGCGAAGATGTCAAAATCTCTGGGAAACTGCATATATCTGAGTGATAAATCAGAAGATATCAGAAAAAAACTCATGTCCGCCGTAACCGATCCGGCAAGAATTCACAAAGATGATCCGGGTCACCCGGAAATATGTACGATCTTCTCTTACCAGAAAGCATTCAACAGTATTGAGTCAGAGAATATTGAAGAACGCTGCAGAGCGGGAACAATAGGGTGCGTTGGGTGCAAGAAGCGGATGTTTGAAGTGATCGAGGCTCTTCTTGAGCCAATCCGCGAGCGAAGAATCAGGTTTGAGAAACCGGGTATAGTCGAAGAAATACTCATGTCCGGCACGGAAGCTGCCTGCAGAGAGGGCGGAAAAACCGTGGAACTCGTCCGAAAAGCCATGCACATCAACTACTTCGACTGAAGGAGTGATCGAATGAATCTTTACAACAGTCTTACGCGAAAAAAGGAGAAATTCACTCCTCTCAATCCGCCTCATGTCGGAGTCTATGTTTGCGGACCAACGGTATACAGTCACAGTCATCTCGGACATGCAAAAAGCTATGTTTCTTTTGACATTCTTATTCGTTACCTTCGCCATCTTGGTTACAAAGTACGTTATGTACAGAATATCACAGATGTTGGTCATCTTACCGACAATGCCGATGCCGGTTTCGACAAAGTCGAGTTGCAGGCAAGAATTGAAAAACTTGAACCGATGGAAATGACCGAGAAATACACGAAATCGTACTTCGATGACATGGATGCGCTTGGAGTACTCAGACCTGATGTGTCCCCAAGAGCTTCAGGGCATATCCCCGAGCAGATAGAACTTATTAATAAACTGATTGAGAACGGGCATGCTTACGAGGAAGACGGTTACGTCTACTATTCTGTGACCAGCTTCCCTGAGTATGGAAAACTATCCGGCAGGAAAATCGATAAACTTGTGGCAGGAGCCAGAGTAGCAGTAGACAAAAGAAAGAGAGATCCAAGGGATTTCGCTCTCTGGAAGAAAGCCGGGAAGGATCACATTCTTAAATGGAATTCTCCGTGGGGCTGGGGATATCCCGGATGGCATATCGAGTGTTCCGCGATGTCAATGCGCTACATAGGAGAAACGCTGGACATACATGGTGGAGGTCTTGATAATATCTTCCCTCATCATGAATCGGAAATAGCACAGAGTGAGGGAGCCAATGGGAAACAGTTCGCACGGTTCTGGCTCCATAATAACATGGTTACGGTAGATGGGCAGAAGATGGGTAAAAGTCTGGGTAACTTCACTCTCTTGAAGGATATCTTTAAAAAGTTCGATCCCATGGTTATCCGGCTTTACATTCTCAGAAGCCACTACCGGAGTCCGCTCGATTTCTCCGATCAGGGTCTTGAATCAGCACGAAGCGGACTTGAACGGCTTTCATCATTCAGTGCAAGACTGGGAGCATGTCATGCAGTTATCGAAGGAAGACCATCACCTGAAGTAGTTTCTATTGTTGAAAAAACAGTGGCTGATTTCAGTAAGGCGATGGACGATGATATGAATACACCAGGCGCGTTGGCGGTGATTTTCGATATGGTCCGTTCCGGAAATGCCCTGCTTGACTCGGCGGATACTCCTGCAGACAGAACTCTCCTCAGAGAAATCCTGGATGAGCTTTCGGGCGATATTCTGGGGCTTGATCTGAAAGGAATCACTTCCGGTTCTGATGTTGAAGAGCTTTGCGGTGTTCTCGCGGAAACACGAGGTGTACTGAGAGATAATAAGCTTTTTCAGGCCGCGGACCTCATGCGTGAGAGATTGAACAAGATAGATTATATCGCGAAGGATCTTCCGGACGGAAAAAGCGAAATCATAAAACGCTGATAACCCCAGGAACTCAGCATTTCTCTTCTAAGACAAAGAATCAAGTACGTGTTGAAGAAGAGTTTTTTCATCACTGATATTACTGATGTTTATTGGCAGTGCTGAAAGAGCGTCAATGTATGCCCTTATTATGGTCGCTTTTGTTATTCTCTGTGATCTGTGCTCGTTGTCGCGGTTCTGGGTTATAGTGCGCGCAATCCTGGTCAGCAGTTCTTCCTGGTCGGGTCTGACGGGGACAGTTAACCTGACTGAAGGGGCTGAATGCTCCTGAATATCTGAGATATTTGAAATAAAACCCGATGTTTTCTTCATTTTCATACCAACCTCCGAACGGGAAGATATTCCATTTGACATTGCGAGTCAAGCTAAGTATGAACTTCCATAGTTCCATAGTTATGAAGTTAGGGTATTGACGCAGGGACTGAAAGGTTGTAAAGTTCCAATACGTAGAAATTGCAGGGACTTGCAGGGATTAAAAAGATGAATGATATTAAATTTATGAATAATGATATTGCAAAGGTAAAATTAGATCAGTTGAAGTATTATGTTAAACAGGCGGACAGCTACCTGAGGAAGGGAAGATAATGTTCATCTTCGGAAAATCAGGCGGGGGAACTGTTGGTCTTGATATCGGCAGCCATTCGATCAAAGTAGTACAACTGACAGGATCAAGTAAATCTGTAACCCTGTCGAACTATGCTATACAGGAGCTATCTCCTGGTACTATCGTCGATGGTGAGGTCGTAAACCGCGAACATCTGATAGATACTGTTCACGATGTCGTACGACAGGCAGGTATTAAAACCAGTAGCAAGAATATACATAGCGCGGTATCCGGAAGAAGTGTAATAGTCCGAAGGATACCAATGGAAAAGATGTCGGAACAGGAAGCCCGGCAGGCTATCCAGTGGGAAGCTGAACAGCATATCCCATTCAGGATCGATGAAGTCAGCCTTGATTTCAAGATAATCAATCCTGAGATCTCTCCGGGGCAGATGGAGGTGCTGCTTGTCGCAGCAAAGAAAGAGGTAGTTGACCTTCATCGCGGCATATTACAGGGAGCCGGACTGAAACCATCAACAATAGAACTCGAGCAGTTTTCGCTGCAGAGGGCATATCAGCACGCTTACAGGCCAACCGGTGATGAGTGTGTCACAATCCTGAACATCGGTGCTGAGGTTACGAACATGGTTGTAGTTCGAGAGGGTCTTCCCAGTTTCAACCGCGATCTTTCGATAGGCGGATCAAGATTTGTTGAAGCGTTACAGAGATCGCTTGGTCTTGAATACGATGTTGCCCTGGGTGTTCTCAAGGGTAACGTACCGGATGGGGTTTCTTCAGAAGAAGTACACACCGCGATCGGAAGGGTTATTGAGGAACTGTCTACAAGTATTAGAAGATCTTTCATTACATACCAGGCTTCGGGCGAGAACACCAGAATAGATAAAATGTACATCAGCGGTGGATGCTCACTTATGCCTGGACTCGCGACAATACTCAGTGAGCAGCACGGACTTCCCGTTGAGCATTTCCAGCCGTTCAGGAACATTACGGTTCCAGAAATTGTCATCAGTGATGACAATCTGGATTCCATGGGTGCGGTACTTTCAGTATGCATCGGACTTGCACTCCGGGGATATGAAAGCAGTATGGTTGACATCAACATACTTGAACAGCCTGAAGGCAAGAGGAAAGCTGCTTCCGTAACCCCTTCGTCTGCTGAACCGTCTTCCATACTGACAATTCTTTGTATTGTTCCATATCTTGCTCTTGTTGCCGGTGGAGTAATAGCATATATGGATTATCAGGATCTGAAGACTCAGGAAACGGAACTGAATCAGGAAATTGATCAGATCACAGAACAGATATCACAGCTTGGTTTAAGGCTTGATCAGCAGGTTGAAGCTGATAGACTGAGAAGTCTGGTTGAAAGAAAACACCAGCAAATACTTGATCTTTCACTCAATCAGAAGTATACGGTCTATATTGTTGAATACCTCTGCCGGGCAATCTATCCTGAAGTGATCATTCCGGGTGCCGAGGGTGAAAAGGGTATTTATATTACAAGTCTGATCGTTGGCCCGCGGGAAATCGGTATCTCCGGTGTAGCCAAAACATGGGGAGATATTATTGAATTTCAGCGTGATGTTGTTGAAATAATGCCGGATGGCCACACACCACTATTCTCGCTTGAAGATTATGGACAGACTTATACGCTTGCTTCAGAGGCAGGTAGAACTGGAAGCAGAAGATATAATTTTGAGATGACAATTAGCGTGAATCCTTTAGCACTATCATCACTGGTTGGTGAATTTGCTGGAGCTTCAAGAGATTTAACCAGCATATTTGCGGACCAGGATGATGATGCAGAATCAGAGGATAATCCTGGAAATGCAGGGGAGGAATCATGAGGAAACAGACAATATTGGCATCGGGTATACTGCTTGCTATTGCGGTCGCCGGGTGTAATCCTGTCGGTATGGAGGATACAAAAATATGGGTGACCGGTACTATCTATGTTGATTCGGCATTCATTCAGCCTGCCGAGGGTATTGGTGTAATTACAGAAGGAACCCAGGAATCCTATGCCGTAGTAACTGATGCTTCAGGTGAATATGTAATAGAAATTCAGTTATACAATGAAACGGAAGAGGGAGGAGCCGCCGGAGGCAAATCTACGAATGATTCTACTCCTGGCAGTGCCGTATTCACAGTAACAGCAATCAATGGAGG includes these proteins:
- a CDS encoding NDP-sugar synthase codes for the protein MEIEGVLFLAAGYGTRIEPLSLVRPKALLPFGNSTVLAELARQIYALCPRRVRINASRCPEVLLNELISVWPIEMCSVYFEERPLGACATLARHASAMTEGTWMIVNTDMIIEGFDAVQMMEFHKETESSWTVLTGCFPSEGSYSPLLMDENRCFGTGRGDQVHYWGISLVEPAIPLLSRRCQSSGLFSELAPAAKDNGYKLFSCNMEGNWLDMGRIDIARENILSGGSFIHTNACVSSDVVLEGNWNIGPGCILAGGTVLRNSVMLEGSTLENGCIDETILPWFCSSRDGNIL
- a CDS encoding phosphotransferase, which codes for MKRMTAELADWLRSRMGDNVVVDKLHGDVSGRLFWRVFSGQDTLILMDSGTIPIWPWLDIHELLATKGFPVPSVMDCNTKKGWVLQEDLGDLRLLDANDDEYGEYIDNALDLLFHMQRELNSKFCSGSIAGRRSFTPAFFMAELENTLESLFFRLLSVPMDDLLALQAEMRILCGKIDEATVFTHRDFHSANLIIHENRLIMVDWQDARFGPPAYDLVSLLRDSYRDIGLSWEDRAKKYVHAQGNLNMFQVARAACQRSLKAAGTFSNQYRKTGDSSFLSYVPRTFRYLGDYARICPQLENLVDSIYSTLDNYFGEIDLRDFRYSNIPGILEK
- the trpS gene encoding tryptophan--tRNA ligase is translated as MKRILTGDRPTGPLHLGHYVGSLENRVRLQHEYDTFIVIADVQTLSTNFDHPEHLPEDVRQVALDNLSVGLDPDRVNIFLQSMVPQIAEITVFFSMFITVNRLRHNPTIKTEAKQHGFEENMTYGFLGYPVSQAADILFCRADIVPVGEDQLPVVEVSRFIARRFNELYDKVFPEPEGLESEISRLVGLDGQAKMSKSLGNCIYLSDKSEDIRKKLMSAVTDPARIHKDDPGHPEICTIFSYQKAFNSIESENIEERCRAGTIGCVGCKKRMFEVIEALLEPIRERRIRFEKPGIVEEILMSGTEAACREGGKTVELVRKAMHINYFD
- the cysS gene encoding cysteine--tRNA ligase, which codes for MNLYNSLTRKKEKFTPLNPPHVGVYVCGPTVYSHSHLGHAKSYVSFDILIRYLRHLGYKVRYVQNITDVGHLTDNADAGFDKVELQARIEKLEPMEMTEKYTKSYFDDMDALGVLRPDVSPRASGHIPEQIELINKLIENGHAYEEDGYVYYSVTSFPEYGKLSGRKIDKLVAGARVAVDKRKRDPRDFALWKKAGKDHILKWNSPWGWGYPGWHIECSAMSMRYIGETLDIHGGGLDNIFPHHESEIAQSEGANGKQFARFWLHNNMVTVDGQKMGKSLGNFTLLKDIFKKFDPMVIRLYILRSHYRSPLDFSDQGLESARSGLERLSSFSARLGACHAVIEGRPSPEVVSIVEKTVADFSKAMDDDMNTPGALAVIFDMVRSGNALLDSADTPADRTLLREILDELSGDILGLDLKGITSGSDVEELCGVLAETRGVLRDNKLFQAADLMRERLNKIDYIAKDLPDGKSEIIKR
- a CDS encoding pilus assembly protein PilM, with translation MFIFGKSGGGTVGLDIGSHSIKVVQLTGSSKSVTLSNYAIQELSPGTIVDGEVVNREHLIDTVHDVVRQAGIKTSSKNIHSAVSGRSVIVRRIPMEKMSEQEARQAIQWEAEQHIPFRIDEVSLDFKIINPEISPGQMEVLLVAAKKEVVDLHRGILQGAGLKPSTIELEQFSLQRAYQHAYRPTGDECVTILNIGAEVTNMVVVREGLPSFNRDLSIGGSRFVEALQRSLGLEYDVALGVLKGNVPDGVSSEEVHTAIGRVIEELSTSIRRSFITYQASGENTRIDKMYISGGCSLMPGLATILSEQHGLPVEHFQPFRNITVPEIVISDDNLDSMGAVLSVCIGLALRGYESSMVDINILEQPEGKRKAASVTPSSAEPSSILTILCIVPYLALVAGGVIAYMDYQDLKTQETELNQEIDQITEQISQLGLRLDQQVEADRLRSLVERKHQQILDLSLNQKYTVYIVEYLCRAIYPEVIIPGAEGEKGIYITSLIVGPREIGISGVAKTWGDIIEFQRDVVEIMPDGHTPLFSLEDYGQTYTLASEAGRTGSRRYNFEMTISVNPLALSSLVGEFAGASRDLTSIFADQDDDAESEDNPGNAGEES